The DNA segment ACGCAGGCGATGTCGAGCATCGTCTGCTGTGGGGGGCGAATGTCGATCAGCTTCTGGCCGACGAGAATTCCTCAGGCGACGTTTACTGGGCCCTGACCGATCATCTCGGCTCGATTCGTGACTGGGCGGAATACGACGACCTGACCGACACGACCTACGACGCCAACCACATCACCTACGACGCCAACCACATCACCTACGACGCCTTCGGCAACGTGCTAAGCGAGACCAACGCCACGCTTGACATCGCCAACTTCGGCTTCACCGCCCGTTACTTCGACGAAGCAACCGGCCTGCAATACAACACCAACCGCTGGTACAACGCCCAGCTAGGCAGATGGATGAGCCAGGACCCGATTGGGTTTGAGGGAGGAGATGAGAATCTTTATCGGTATGTGGGTAATGGGCCGACGATAGCAACGGACCCGAGTGGTTTAGCGGAGGGGTGGGAGTGGAACTGGCACCACTTGTTAGACCGAGCGATTTTTAACGAGGATTTCATCACAAAATATGGCCTAAAGATCAACATTAATTCAGCAAAATACGGCTGGATGCTTCGCGCAAAGGATCATACATGGACGGGAGGTATTCATCCTGAAGGCTGGAGTCGAGATTGGAAAGAGTGGATTAGGCAGTATGAAGAAAAAGGCACAATCATTACGAAGGAGATGATTGACGACCAACTGAAAGAAATGGTCTCCAAATATAAGCTAGATGAGCTTGGGTTCCCTGCGAAGTATTCCTACGAACAAGCTGATAAAGCGTACAAGGTAGCTGAACGAATGGCACGCAGTCGCGCTGCAAAAGAAGCAGCAGAAAAACTGACTAAAAAAGGATTGCGGAAGATTGGCAAGAAAGCTCTCGGAGCTATTCCGTGTATTGGTGCTGTTACGATTCCGTTTGCATTACAAGAGAACGTGCAAGCGAAGGGTATTTTCTGCGGAACAGTCCAGACCGGCCTTGAAAACACCCCAGTTGTTGAATGGGTGCTTCTCGCGGGGGGAGACGAGTATATTCCTACCGATGAACAGGTCCGCAATAAGATGCAAGACCCCAACAATTTGCGTCCCGGCCAGGAAGAACGTGACAATGCCGAACGAGGTTACGATCGCCTAAATGCCGAATGGATTATGGAGCAATTACGAAAACAGGAAGAGTATAAAAATTCGCTTCAAAGCAAGTATGACGAATATGAGAGTGACATGAAAATGCTGCGTTTCATGGAGGCGAGACTTGCTAGTGGCGAGATCAATCGTAACGGCAATGAGTCCGAGTATGAAGCCGCTATTAGGAAAGACGTTGAAAACCTTCGCCGGAAGTGGGGCATATAGTGTAAAATGGCCTTCATGATATCTTGTAGGCGGAGCAATAATCGGAGAATTTGTGGCCCGGCGTGGAAGACGCTTTAATAAAGCCAGTGAACCAATTGGGTTTGGCCCAACGGCTTTGAGAGATGGTGAGATTACTCAAGCAAACAGTGATCGTTGGATGCACGAATTCTGGCGGGAATATCAAGACGAACTGAATCAAGTCTGGGGCGAACGTGAAAGGCTTGTCAGAGGGATTGATGGCTTGGCCCAAGTCGCCATGCGATTTGAAAATTGTCCGGTTGCATCACCTGTTGGAAATAAATCTCTCTCGTCATTACATCATTCCCATTAAAGCATAAGAGTTTTTTCAAGCGATGAAATTCTACACGATTACATCCATTTCCAACTTTATCGGCAATCCTAAAATTAAGACATTTCATGCCGATATGTTTCATGGACTGGCTGAACGAGACGGAAAGGAATATCCACACGATACGATTGTTTTTGCCAATACAGATTCACCGAGCCCTCTTTTGATTTCTCGGACCGTGCGGCATATTCCTGATATTTGTCGACCAAGCAGTCACTTAGTTGTCTCCCAACGCTACGTCAAAGAACTGGAGCAACTCCCACACATTCGTCTCATGCCTGTTACGTTTAAGCGCCTAGTGGATGTCGATTATGCTAAGGGTGACATGTCATGGGATGAAAAATGGGGCCCCGTCGATCCTTGCGAACTTTTGCGAACTCTGGCTGATGTTTCAGAGTTCCATAAACGGATTGGACACTACAGCGAGGTTCAATGTTACCGCTGGCGAGATGCTGTTGAGAAATACCCAACAGCAAAAGAGATTACCATTGAAGAAAGGACACCGCCACTGCAACAGACTAGCGTTATCAGACTATCAAGCAGTATGCTAGAGGACTTTCCGATCATAAATTTTGGAGCATCTATTGTCTTAAGCAAGTGCGCGTTTCAAATACTTTCCAAAGGAATTGATCGAGATTTTTTCATCATCCGAGAGTATCCTTTGGTCTAATTCCCACTCAGCATTGTGGTAGGCTTCGTTAGCGATAGCTTAGCCCAACGAAGGCAAATCGGAAACGTGCATCAAGCCTGCTTCTGGAGTGCAATCCGGCAGGTGGCACTGGCTGCCAAAGAAACCTCTCTGTGTACCACGGTGCCTCTGGCCCGTGTCTTTGATGCACCAGTTGCTTCGTCTACCAGTACGACCTGTTCAACCGGCTGATTGGGCGTAAGCTCGACAGCAACGGGGATGGATCGTTTGACACGACTGGGCACTTCATTTACGACGGCAATCAAATCATTCTTCAGCTGGATGACGCAGGCGACGTCGACCATCGTCTGCTGTGGGGGGCGAATGTCGCTCAGCTTTTGCCCACGAAAACGCCTCAGGCGATGTCTACTGGGCGCTGACCGATCACCTGAACACGGTCCACGACTGGGCCGAGTACGACGACCTGACCGACACGACCAGCGTCGCCAACCACATCACCTACGACGCCTTCGGCAACGTGCTAAGCGAAACCAACGCCACGCTTGATACGGCAGGCTTCGGCTTCACCGCCCGCTACTTCGACGAAGCCACCGGCCTGCAATACAACACCAACCGCTGGTACAACGCCCAGCTAGGCAGGTGGATGAGCCAGGACCCGATCGGGTTTGATGGGGGAGATGAGAATCTTTATCGGTATGTGGGGAATGAGGTTACTGTGTTTACGGACCCGAGTGGACTTCAGCCTCCCCAGGCAACGAGAACCTGGGTTGGCTTGGGATGGGACTGGGGTGTATACGCGATGGACCAGGGAATGATGGCGGGGGTTCCAGGGTATATGATCTATCGCACGTCGCAAGACACTGCAGACATGGTTATTCACGATGGAGGTACCGTATATAAAAATACTTCTCATATGCCACTTACGCAACGTTCTTATGTGATTTGCGGGCTCCTGCTTGCAAATATGACGGGCGTGCGAGGGATTTCCGATGCAGGAAGCCCGTACGATGCCGTGGATGCACATAGGCAATCTGTTTGGGAGCGAACGAGTGACGGAGTCGTTGGTACAGCCCAACTGGGGCTTACTGGCTTTGGATTGAAGGGGACGATCTATCGTGCTGCCCCGTTTACGCGATCCCCGTTTACGCGACAGAGTCCTGGCGGGAGGAGTGCTAGTAGTTTCCGCCCTGCTTATAGAAGCGAGCCCAGCTTGATGGATGAAGGGGCGATGACAACTAGAGAAGCGCAGTTCAATGCAGATCTTCGCAAATTCTTGAACTCACCAGAGTCGAAATCGGCAAGCAGGAATCCTGCATCGTCAGGGACAAAGGGCCTTGCCAGGGAAGCGGCAGGAGATTTAAATTGCCCTACGGATGGAGTTGCCCCAAACAGCGCACCACATTTCTCCGGTACTGATAAGCCATGGATCAGTGGGGCGACGCCAGATTCCAAATACACGCATATCGGTCCGGACGGAAAAGCCGTTCAGAATGCCATTTATGATTCGAGCGGA comes from the Bremerella cremea genome and includes:
- a CDS encoding RHS repeat-associated core domain-containing protein, coding for MGGECRSAFAHENASGDVYWALTDHLNTVHDWAEYDDLTDTTSVANHITYDAFGNVLSETNATLDTAGFGFTARYFDEATGLQYNTNRWYNAQLGRWMSQDPIGFDGGDENLYRYVGNEVTVFTDPSGLQPPQATRTWVGLGWDWGVYAMDQGMMAGVPGYMIYRTSQDTADMVIHDGGTVYKNTSHMPLTQRSYVICGLLLANMTGVRGISDAGSPYDAVDAHRQSVWERTSDGVVGTAQLGLTGFGLKGTIYRAAPFTRSPFTRQSPGGRSASSFRPAYRSEPSLMDEGAMTTREAQFNADLRKFLNSPESKSASRNPASSGTKGLAREAAGDLNCPTDGVAPNSAPHFSGTDKPWISGATPDSKYTHIGPDGKAVQNAIYDSSGNVIGHVDFKNHGLGATSGHGHQFPVPGNPASGHGPGKPHIPPSQLPPGWSDLPPGVQPRTPIGQ
- a CDS encoding RHS repeat domain-containing protein gives rise to the protein MDDAGDVEHRLLWGANVDQLLADENSSGDVYWALTDHLGSIRDWAEYDDLTDTTYDANHITYDANHITYDAFGNVLSETNATLDIANFGFTARYFDEATGLQYNTNRWYNAQLGRWMSQDPIGFEGGDENLYRYVGNGPTIATDPSGLAEGWEWNWHHLLDRAIFNEDFITKYGLKININSAKYGWMLRAKDHTWTGGIHPEGWSRDWKEWIRQYEEKGTIITKEMIDDQLKEMVSKYKLDELGFPAKYSYEQADKAYKVAERMARSRAAKEAAEKLTKKGLRKIGKKALGAIPCIGAVTIPFALQENVQAKGIFCGTVQTGLENTPVVEWVLLAGGDEYIPTDEQVRNKMQDPNNLRPGQEERDNAERGYDRLNAEWIMEQLRKQEEYKNSLQSKYDEYESDMKMLRFMEARLASGEINRNGNESEYEAAIRKDVENLRRKWGI